TTTATATTTCTGGATTCTGATCCTAATATGGGAATATCTAAAGATATATTATTAATTATGATTGCAGGACTTAAAAATTGATTATGAATTTTATAAAAAGAATTTTGAATAAAATTATCTAGAGCGTTAATACTGAGTTGATATTTAGAATCAACTTTTCTTATAAAAGATTTTATTTCATCTATAAAGTATCCAGAGATCCATGGCTCATAAGAGATAGGATTATAAAGTGAATTATATTTATTATTATTTCTTATGATATCTATTAAACAATTGCAAACCTCAATTTTATTCAATAGGGTTCTGTAATCTATAATAGCTTGATTATTATTTAAAATTGTCAATTGATAAGTATCATATATTAAGTTATTCGCTAAAGACTCAATCCCTTTTGAACTAGATTTAAGTGTATTTGACCAATACATTAAGCCATCATTATCGACGTCACGACAAAATAAATTATTATATAAATCATTAATTTGATGCTCAATAGGTTTAGAAGCTGAATATGTATGATGAAATTCGCTTAGATTAGAAATGAATTTTGAAAAAGCCTCTGATATAATTTGATCTCCTTTTAAATGAAAATAAATAACTTCTTCGTAATATCTCAATGGTCTTCCAAAGTAAGCCAAATACAAACCAATTAATAATTGTTTTTCATCTAGTTCCATTTACCAAAAAAGGTTTATATTTTTAAGTTTTTTTCTTTGCGGGTTGAAACATAAACATAGAGTAAATAACATTGCGTCTCATATTTATCATCATTTCGAGAAACATATCATACCCTTCATTTTTGTACTCAATTAATGGATCTTTTTGGCCGTATCCTCTTAAACCTACTGATTCACGAAGTGCATCCATTGACTGTAAGTGTTCTCTCCATAAAGAATCAAGTTGTTGAAGAATAAAAAATCTCTCTGCCTCACGCATCATTCCTGGAAAATTCTCTTCAATTTGGGCTTCTTTAACATCATAAGCATTTCTAATTTGCTCTTGAAGGAAAGCTTTCAATTGCTCTATGTTTAATCCTAATAATTCTTTTGAATTTAGATCATTTAATAAATATACAAATTCTTTTACTTTAGATAATAATTTCTCTAAATCCCACTCTTCCTCTGGTAAATCTATATTTACATAAGCATCTACGATTTCAGTCATAGTTTTTTCTCCATATTCAATCACTTGTTGTTTTAAATCTTTCCCTTCTAAGACTCTCAACCTTTCAGAATAAATAGCTTTACGCTGGTTATTCATTACTTCATCATATTCAAAAACTTGCTTTCTAATATCATAGTAATAAGTTTCAACTTTTTTTTGCGCCCCCTCTAGAGATCTTGTCAGCATTCCTGATTCAATAGGCATATCTTCTTCTACTCGAAAAGCATTCATTAAGCCTGCTACCCTGTCACCCCCAAAAATCCTCAAAAGATTATCTTCTAGCGAAAGGAAAAACCTCGTGCTTCCTAAATCTCCTTGCCTACCAGCACGTCCTCTTAATTGATTATCAACTCTTCTAGATTCATGTCTCTCGGTACCAATTACATGTAATCCTCCTGCTTCTCTTACTTTTAATTCTTCGTCCTTCAATACAGCATCATATTCTTCTTTAATTAATGCTATTGCTTTTCTAAGTTTGATGATTTGTTGATCTTTAGTTGGAGCTTTTTCTGCAGCTTTTGCAATTCTTTCTTCTAATTCAAGAAAATCTAGGCTGCGATCACCCCATTCTTTAACCAATTCAGAACTCAATTTTGCCAGATATTGATCTATTTCCGAATTCAAAATACATGGAAAAATATTATTAATATCTCTAGATGAACTAGTTTTTTGAGATTGCTTACCATCCGAGCCAAACCCTTCTTTATTTTTTGATCTTTGTAATGGAACGGGAGGTTTATGTTTCTCTTCTATTTTAACTAGTCTTGGGATCAAAATTTCACGTATTTTTAATCGAGCCATATAGTCGCTATTTCCTCCCAAAATAATATCTGTTCCTCTACCAGCCATATTCGTCGCAATTGTCACTGCGCCAGCCCGACCAGCCTGAGCAACAATTTCCGCCTCTCTTTCTACATTCTCTGGTTTAGCATTCAACAAGTTATGTGATATTTGCTTCTCAGCCAATAGAGAACTCAATAATTCACTTTTCTCAACACTAGTTGTGCCCACAAGAATTGGTCGACCCTCTAAATTAATTCTTGCTGTTTCATTAGCAACTGCTCTCCATTTGGCAGCCTCAGACTTGAAGACTTGGTCAACCCAATCGTTCCTTGCAATAGTGCGATTGGTGGGAATTACAGTTGTCTCTAATTTATATGTCTTATCAAATTCAACTTCTTCAGTTTTAGCTGTTCCAGTCATACCAGCGAGTCGCGGATATAAAAGGAAAAAATTTTGATAAGTAATAGAGGCTAGTGTCTGCGTCTCTGGTTGAATTTGGAGATTTTCCTTTGCTTCAATCGCTTGATGCTGTCCATCGCTCCAACGTCGACCGGGCATCACTCGACCAGTGAATTCATCAACAATTACTGCTTCACCGTCTCTGACAATATAATTTACGTCTTTAACAAATAATTCCTTCGCCTTAATTGCATTGGTGATGTAATGAGCCCAAGGATCTTTAGGGTCATAAAGATCAGGTACTTTGAGAATATCTTCAGTTTTTTCAAAGCCCTGATCGGTCAAAATACAACTTCTTTGCTTTTCATCTACTTCATAATCTCCTTCTGGATCAACACCGTCTTTACTTAGTTCTGGTGATCTTTCAAGTAATGCCACTACTTGAGCAGCTTTCTCATATTTTTCTTGAGGGCGTTCAACCTGACCAGAGATAATTAGTGGGGTCCTAGCTTCATCTATCAAAATCGAGTCAACTTCATCAATGACACAATATTGATATTTTCGTTGTACAACTTCGCTAATATCAGCAGCCATATTATCGCGAAGATAATCAAATCCAAGCTCAGAATTAGTCGCATACGTAATATCACAACCGTAATTTTTTTTTCTCGCTGCTGGTGACATGTTTTGTTGAATCAAGCCAACAGACATTCCTAAACTGCGATGAACTTGCCCCATCCATTCAGCATCTCTTTTGGCCAAATAATCATTCACTGTGACCACATGAACCCCTCTTCCAGTAAGAGCATTCAAAAAACTTGGGAGGGTTGCTACTAATGTCTTCCCCTCACCCGTTTTCATTTCGGCAATTTGTCCTTCATGAAGAACCATTCCTCCAATTAACTGAACATCAAAATGCCTAAGACCTAAAACTCTTTTAGAAGCTTCTCGAACCATTGCGAAAACTTCAGGCAATAATTCATCTAATAGCTCTAATTGTTTATTAAACTCTGATGCATTATCCAAGCGAACACGAAAGTCAGATGTCTTCCTACGTAAATCATCATCACTGAGAGCCGCAATATCTTCCTCAAATAGGTTGATGTCAGATACTATGGGCTGATAGCTCTTCAGTTTCCTATTATTAGGATCACCAAAAAGTTGTTTAAGCATATAGCTTGTTTTTATCACTACAGTTATTATTACTGATCGACGTAGTTTTTGAAAGGAATTTGTTATTACTTATAATCTAAGTGTCAACATAAACATGACAAACAAGCGCAATTATAAATAAAATTTCTATTAAATAACAAATCTAATATTGAATAGAAAAAAAGAAGATATTATCCAGATTTATAGATTTATTCTAAAAAATTATTTATTCATAGTCCGATTTCTAAAATTGGAATGGTAGTGAAGTAAAATATTATTTTATGAAAAAAAGTTTGAATCAAAAAAATAAAACCGCCCTAATAACTGGAATAACTGGTCAAGATGGTAGCTATCTTGCAGAGTTTCTTATTGATAAAGGATACATTGTTCATGGCATCAAAAGAAGAGCAAGTCTTTTTAATACAGACAGAATAGACCACTTATATAAAGATCCACATGAAAAGAATGGAAAACTTTTCTTACATTATGGAGACCTAACTGATAGCACTAATATCATTCGAATCATCCAAAATATTCAACCTGATGAAATTTATAATCTTGGAGCCCAAAGTCATGTAGCAGTAAGCTTTGAAGAACCTGAATATACGGCTAATACAGACGCACTTGGTGCTTTAAGAATACTAGAAGCCGTTAGATTATTAAACTTAACTTCGAAAACAAGAGTTTATCAAGCAAGTACATCAGAACTCTATGGGAAAGCAAAAGAAACACCTCAAAACGAATCGACATCCTTTTATCCAAGAAGTCCATATGCAATAGCAAAACTTTATGCCTACTGGATCACAATTAATTATCGGGAAGCTTATGGGATGTATGCATGTAATGGAATCCTTTTTAATCATGAGTCCCCCAGACGAGGTGAAACATTTGTAACGAGGAAAATCACAAGAGGGTTGACTCAAATCCATAAGGGGCTAGAAAAATTTCTCTACATGGGAAATCTTGATGCCAAGAGAGATTGGGGACATGCCCGAGATTATGTTGATATGCAATGGCGAATGCTGCAACAAGAAACACCCGAGGATTTCGTAATAGCAACTGGAAGACAAGAGACGGTGCGTACATTTTTAGAGATAGCATCCAAAGCACTGGGATGGGGAGGTATTAATTGGAAAGGAAGTGGAATTAATGAGAAAGGATACCGACAAGACAACGGAGAGGAAGTCATCAGAATTGATTCACGCTATTTTCGCCCGGCAGAAGTAGATCAATTAATTGGTGATGCTAAAAAGGCTCAAAAGAAACTTGGCTGGGTACCCAAAACGTCTTTAGAAGAAATGATTCGTGAAATGATAAATCATGATCTAAATAATCACTAAAAAGCTTTCAATCATTTTTTAGTCCAAAAAAATTACAAATCAATCAAATTTCAAAATATGTCCAATTCAAATGAAAACGAATCATCGAATATTGAATTAGATGATAAGAATCAAACAAAATGGGAATATAGGATCATTCATTTAAATATTGATAATAATGAAAAACAGTCTCCAAACCCAACTGAGGCAAGTAATAAACTTGGAGGCTCCTTAAGTCCAGAATTCTTAAGTAAAGAATTTCCAAAGCAATATGGAGACCCAAAACAAGATTCACAAAAACATCCTGCAACTCAATTACAAGAAATTCTTAATCTATTCGGCGAAGAATGCTGGGAACTTTTTGAAATATCAGACATTGGAAGATTGAAGATGTTATTTTTCAAAAGAAAAAAAATAACTGATTAAAATATCCCTTAAATTCACATAATCTTTTTAAAATATATTAAAAGTATATACGCCAACTTAAACAGGGTATTTAAATACTAAATACCTCAATTAATAGAGACAAATATCTGATTACATCAATCGAATTGATTAGGCATACACAAGTCAGAGAATAGAAAGTGGGTTAAGTTGATGTGAAATATAAAAAACTCTAAATATAGAATTCAAAATTCTTAATTAAAAGGTTTGAAAACTAGGTTGGAAAGGACCTGAACCAAAACCACAAATATCCTGTCCACAGAGTTCTCCCTGAGCATCTTGATCGTAGACACTTAATCCATAATTAGTCACAGCAAATCTAACTTCTAGTCCTTTAGTTTGAGGTGTAATAACGATACCAGAGTTGGGTTTAAATGAGGTACCAATCCTTGCTGTACTCCCACAATTAGTCCCAATACTCTGCATCGAAGAATTCAATAACATGGCTTTCATAAAACCACCAGACATATTAGCGTAAGCGTAACCAGAGCATTCTTCTGTATCAAAAGACCTCATGTCTTCTGTAAAAGTCTTTGCTCCACCTGATTGATTTAAAACTGCTACACCAGATGAATTGGAAGAGTAAATTCCAGCACTAGTTGTTTGCTGACCTTTCAATTTAAATGAAGGAGCCATGACTAAATAAGCATGAGTGTAAGTCCCAGGATTAGGGGCACCTTTACTTCCAAGATTGACGACATTTCCGTTAGCCAAGTTTGCTGAAGTACCGCTGGAAGTAAAAGTAGTTATGCAGCTAGATTTGTCGTAGATTGTATAACTAGCATTGACAGGATCAGTGGTGCAAAGTCCCATCTCATAAATAGTGATCTCGTAATGATCTGGGCTTTTTCGACAATCACCGTCAGTAGGCATCCCAGATGATGGGCAAACTGGAGCCATACCCGAATCAGCTTTGACACTAGGAGCTGTTAAAAATAAACCTCCCAAGACAGATCCCAATGAAATTAAACCTAGTGTTTTTGCAAGTGTGTTCAAAGTCATGATGTTTAATGAAGTAAAAAGATAGAAAGAAGATTCAAAAAATTGTGATTAAATTCCTCGAGCTCTATTAATAAATGTTCCAGAAGACCTTTCCAGCAAGACATCATACTTACGTCGAACTGGTTGAGTCATTTGTGTAATTAAATTCGCTTTTGTATCTTTTTTCAAGAATTTAATTGGCTGAGCAGTCAAACGGAATCTAACACCATAGAAAGTTTCATCTGTTCCAGGTAATTGAGAATTAACCTTGGTATCGTTTGCAGCAATTTCATTAGAAACCCACGCTTCCAAATTAAGATTCGGTGTGGCCTGCCAATTAATTGATCCTTCCAAACCACTATTGTCATCTGTGTCTTCATAATCCCAATTAAAGCCTCGAACAAACAAAGCTAATTCAGGATTTTTAGGAAGTCTGTACCCTGCTTCTGCATCCCAACCCGGAACGACACGCTCGGTATAACTATTACCCTTAATGGTGACGTTCTTTTTATCGGTAATAGCTAAGTACCAATTGTTTCTAAATTCAAGATCCTTCCAAAAATATTCACCACCGATACCAAGTCGACTATGTGCTGAACTGTAGTCCGTCATCCTGTAGTCCACAAAGGTATTACCTCCCCACATTGAATGGTCATTAGGACGATGACGAAACCCTAAACCCAAGTTTGCTGTCGAACCGTCGCTATCAGAACTTGTAGCAAATCTACCTTGCGAGAAAACAATACCTTTTGTATCCCCATCTTCATCATTGCCTAATTCCTTTAATTTCATCAAGCTATCAAAAGAAAAATTAGTTTCAGATTTACTACCTGCTGAAAGAGAGATACTTGTTTGAGCAAAAAATGGAATATCTTGAATCTTCTCATTGATATAACCACTAGCCAATTGATAGCCACTATCTACTAATAAACTCTTGCTATTAGAAAAAATGGTATTTGGCAACTCTGCATGATTAGATCTATTGATCGTAGGGATTAAGCTAGCAAGATAATTAGAAACAGTATTGTTAACTGAATCCTTGGAATAAGAATCTTCTTTGCGTTGATTGTCTTGAGTTATACTACTTTCTCCGTATTCGAAGATTGTAGGTTTTTCTGACTTAGATCTTGAGAACCATGATCTTCTAGAAGACTGGACTGAACTTTCTCCTTCAGTCATTGATAAATTTATTTTTGAAGAAAAAGAGCTTTCTAGTTCACTAGCCTTTGTGTATTGCCCTGAGGATAAAGCTAAAAGACTTGCAAATAAAAACAGCTTTGATCTTTTATTCATTTAACAAGTAACCATTAATACATATTCTGACGAGTCAAAAGTAGTGTGAGAGTAATAGTGGTCAGATCATGAGCCGACTATTAAGTTGGCAGATAGCTTGCTGAATTTATAAATAATTCGAATTTAAGCGCCTTGATATATAAAGCTATTTAATTCTATATAAAATCTAGACCAGCTAGCGGAAAAATCGTATTAATTTAGCTAGCATAGCTTATAGTATTAATAATTAAGTCATTTACATATAATTTTTCATCACCACTGACGTTAATAATTACTTGATATTTTCCATCACATCTTGGTTTTTTGGGAATATCAAATATTAATTCTTTTGTATTTGCAATACCAGTTTCTAATGTACTGTTTGCTAATTCATTCATTATGGGATTGCTATTAACACATGTTATTTGAATAGAAGATTTATTATCATTTCCATTTAATAGTAAGCTATAAAACAATCTTAAACGATACTTACCAGGATTAAGATCAATGCTAGGAATATAAAGAATACCTTTTCCTTCTGTTACAATTAACCCCCAAAATTTATTTGATAAAGCAATTGAAGAAATGAATTTATCTCCTCGCCATTGTTTTATATTTCTATGATTTTTTAATTTTTTTAAATTATATTCTGAAATTTTCTTGTAGTAGTCAACAAAATCGTTCTTATTATCTAAATGATAAATTTTAAGCGAACTATCTTTACATTTTCCGAATAGGTATTTAACATGAGGTGTTATATAGTCTTGATTATTTTTTGTAAGTAAATAAAAATCATTATATATACTTTCCATTGTTCCTATGTTTTGCATCCATAATCTTGGAGATCCATCTAAATTCATCACTACTAGATCAATTCGAGGGTCATTTAATTGGACAGCATTGATATTTGCATCCCAATAATCCTGAATACCTACTCCAACTCGTTTATCTGTTTTCTTAAGTATAAGCGAATCATTGATACACTCAGCAATATTTGTATTACGAATATTTAATCTATTGTTGTCTTTGATTTTATTAGAAAAATAATAATTTTGATATGGTATTAGAAATAATGATGATAAAAATAAATTATAATAATTAGATAAATTATTAACTGATAATATATACAATATATTTATTAAATATATAATTATAAAAGAGTAAAAATATCTATAGTAACCATTATCAACTATTCCTCCAAGACTAGCTATTGAAAAGAAAGAAATGATAAATGATATAGAATTAATCTTATTAATCTTTTCAGCAATATCAATCTTCTTTAGCTTTAAATATATAAATATACCAATTAAAATAAGAATTATCGAAAATGGAGTAACTTCTGGATTATACTCAAAAAGCTTCTTAACTCCGATAAATATTTTATTTCCACTAGGAGTATATAATAATCTATCCCCATAAAGTTCTCATTTATATATTTTGAATAAGAAAGATAACCAAGAAAAATACCAGATAAAATAGTTATAATATAATTTTGTTTTTCATAATATAGGAGTTTAAAAGATTTCCAAGAGTGTATATAGAGAAACTCTACAAACAGGTATGCAAATAAGTAAGATGTGGTTATGATCAAAGAAATACTAGTACTTAATCCAGTCAAAAAGCATATAAAAAATATAGTGATTAAGAATATGAATTTAAATTTTGCCCTGCCAGATATTAATCGCGGTAATATTATTAATATTAATATTAGATGAGAAAAATGATTATATTCAATTGCATATAGAGGCATATAGCCTTTTTCATATGATGGAATAAAAATTAAGCTGACAATCAAACTTAATAATATTGCTCGAGTATTACTAGAACTATAAATTGATTTTATAAAATATCTAAGAGATAAGAAAAGTATAATAAATTTTGATATCGCAACTGTTAATAGACTATCTTTTATAGTAAAAAATATTCTTGATGTTGCATATAAGAACTGATCGGGAAAATAAGCGGAAGCAGGCATTTGCAACCATCTATCTCCTAAGTTTATATCTCGTATATATGTATTTTGAAACACTTCCATATATAGAGAATCACTATTTATATTAATATTTGAATTTAAAAATAATAATATAGAAAAGATCGACAAAAAAATTATAACTAATCTGTACATTTATTTATAATATAGATTGACTAAGGAAATACTTCAAATCCTCTGGTGTGCCTAAACCATACATATTTGAACAAGATCGATCAATATTATATAAACCAATATTCGCATTATTATTCAGCATATATTTATACACAGGTGCTACATAATATTCGCCTTTTGACATATTTTTTTCTTGAATCATTTGGCTTGCATATTTGCAAAATATATTTCCTCTAGAAAAGTTATAAATTCCAACTGTAGCTTGATTTGAAACTACGACCTTCTCAACTATATCAACGACAATTCCAGATGGATCAAATTTTATATATGACCATTTTGGATCACTTGAATACATGGTCATAATGAAACCCTCTGATTTATTAATATCCCACATTTTTAAATATTCATCGATTGATGTATTGATCCATTGATCCGAATTCGCTATCATTAATGGATCTTTATTATCAATATATTTTTTAGCTTCAAGTGCAGTACAAGCGGCTCCTTCAGTGATGCCATCAATGATAACAATTTCACAAGTAGGGCATAAGTTTTTGAGTAACTTATCAACTTTATATTCGTTAATATGTTCTTTTTGTACTACAAAAATAAATCTATGTTCTCTTTTTGGCCTTATATTTTCAATAACAACTTGAATCATTGGCATTCCATTGACATCTATAAGGGGTTTAGGCCTTACATAACCTTCATTTAAGAATCTGCTCCCTCTACCTGCCATAGGTATAAGAATATTTAGCATTTTTAATTATTATCTATAAGAATCTTATCACTTGGATTAGATGGATATTTAACTATAACTAGTGCACATTCTTCAATGCACTCGAATTTAGATATATCTCCTGGTTCTAAAAGAATAATACTTCCTTGTGTCAAAATTTGATTATACATTTTTATACTACCTGAAACCACAAGTGTTATTTCCCAAGTCTTTTCATGCATGCTATTTGGTTCAATTTCTCCCTTTTTATAATGTTTGACACCAACTTCTATGTTCTTTGTTCTAAATATCGAGGGATCAAAATCACCAACAAACCAGCCCCTTGTAAATTGACTTAAATTATATTTCTTCATTCATATAATATTACTTTTTTGAAAACATTGTATAGAGCTTATTTTTTGATTCTCAAAGTTTAATATCTCTATCCCTTCAATTCTAGTACTTTTAAATTGAAGTGAAAATTGACAAATAGTCGAATCATTATCTAGGCAAGATATTTTATTAATAGAATATCTTATTATCTCTTTTATTTCAAACAATTCTTTATAGAATATAGTGACATCTTTTATACCAATTACTTCATTAGAGAAAGGACTATCTAAATGTATAGATTTCGACATTAATTCTATGATTCTATTAATATTTTTCTTATTGAAAGACTTATAGTATTCTTCAGAAAAAAGAAGAATTTTATTATTATTACGTTCTAAATATTTTCTAAAATCATCTTTGACTGTATTTGAATAAAAATTAAAGTAATTATCTTTTTCAATTTTTGAATAAGCAACTTTTTTATTATTTATAATGAGTTCATTCAGACAGGGTGCTAAATAGAATCTTTTATTAATAAGTTCACCTCTATTAATATTATCTGATATACATTCGACCATCAAATTACCACTTGAAAAATAATAGCTACTACTTAAAGCATTTTGACTAATCGGTACTTTTTCTTCTACCCGAGTCACAAAATTTTCATCATCAAGTTCAGCATATGACCATTTTGGATGGATAGATTGAAATCCGATAGTGCCCGCTGATGCGCTGGTGGAATCAAAAAACTTCAGATGTGACTCTAGGTCTGTATCTATATATTGATCAGCAGAGGTAACTAAAAAAGGTTCATTTAAATTATAATTATCAATTCCCATCATAACTGCACAAGGCATTCCATTTGTATTTCTTCTCAGCCTTATTACATTGACTTCAGAATCAGTATAAAGAGGTAATACTTTATCTATATGGTTATGAGAAATGAATTCATCTGTAGAGATAAAGAAATATCTTTTATCACCTGTAAATCTTTCGATATGTTCTAAAGACCAAGATAGTATAGAATGATCTTTAACGTGATCTAATATACTTATAGAGTTTTTACTATCAAGAGAAAAATTATCTTTTGATTGTCCATAAACAGGTATAATTATATTCAACATTATTTTTACTTAGATTCTATAAAATCGATAAAATTTTTTATATTTTTATAATTCACTTCATTAACTGATTTAACTTTTAATACATTTGCGCCCGCAGAATTTGCCGCCTCAATTCCATGATCATTATCCTCAATAATTATAACTTCTTTCGCCGTTAAATTTAATTTATATAACGCTTTAAGATAAATTTCGGGATTAGGCTTTGGATTATCAACATCTTCATTAGACAAATAAAAATCTAGAAATTTTCCTAATTTAGATAGTTCCATCATTGATTTAATTGTCTTTCTTACACTATTAGAAGCCAATGCTATTTTATATCCTTCTTCTTTTAACTTAGACAACGCATATTGATGGATAAACTTAGGTTTACATTTTACTGCAGTTATCTCCATTGTATATTTTTGCTTGAGTTCATTAATAAAATCATGAAGTTTATATGGCAATCTTCCACTCTCTGAGAGTAAATCTAATTTAGATTTTGTAGGAAGACCATCATATGTTGATTGATGTTCCGAAAATTCAATCTCCTCTCCAAAAACAGCTAAAGCTTTATTCAAGGCTTGATAATGCCATTCTTTTGCATCTATTAAAACACCATCCATATCAAATATTACAGCCTTAATCTTCAAGATCATAATTAAAATGAAGATAAGCTTCATCAGCTTTATCTGTACATATTAACACAGTATTCCTCTTAAAATCTTTACTCTTAATCCATTCTTTAAGGCTATTCCAAAAAGCATTTGTTTGTCTTCCATGCAATTCAGGTGATACAAAGCATAAGAAATAATTTTGTTCAATATAATTTTCTAAAAAGCTAAATGAAGGATAATCTCCATAAAATGAATCAACCCACAAACCTTTTGCCTTTTCTAATAAGATTGGAGATTCCTCAAGATCACTCACCCTAGAAAGAAATTTTACTAGTTTATCATTTGCATAATTTACTGTTTCAGGAATAGACATATCAAATAAAAAATAATTTTCTATACTATATTTCTGTAATAAGGATAAAGTTTTGTCTTTAATTCCATCACATTTTACATTTAATAGTAAAGGTAAATTTTTACCAAGATCATTATAAATTAATAGAAATTTATCCAATGAAATTAAATTATCATTAATGGGTATATCATGAGAAATTACTATTTCACCATTCCTCTCTCTGATATCCGTTTCTATTCCATAATTATTACTTAATGCAAGCTTAAATGCATTCTCTGTATTTTGCTCATGTTCCTTTTTCCAGAGACCTCGATGACAAACTATTCCAATATTATTCATGGTTATATTTCTCATTATTTTCATATATAATATTGGCTGAATAAGTATAATCTTTGTTATTAGATTTATCCCTATTTATAAAAGATCTATGATTTAAACAATATTGAGTTAACAAGTTCAGAGTGAAGAGTGCCTGTCTTGAAAT
This is a stretch of genomic DNA from Prochlorococcus marinus str. MIT 0912. It encodes these proteins:
- the secA gene encoding preprotein translocase subunit SecA — protein: MLKQLFGDPNNRKLKSYQPIVSDINLFEEDIAALSDDDLRRKTSDFRVRLDNASEFNKQLELLDELLPEVFAMVREASKRVLGLRHFDVQLIGGMVLHEGQIAEMKTGEGKTLVATLPSFLNALTGRGVHVVTVNDYLAKRDAEWMGQVHRSLGMSVGLIQQNMSPAARKKNYGCDITYATNSELGFDYLRDNMAADISEVVQRKYQYCVIDEVDSILIDEARTPLIISGQVERPQEKYEKAAQVVALLERSPELSKDGVDPEGDYEVDEKQRSCILTDQGFEKTEDILKVPDLYDPKDPWAHYITNAIKAKELFVKDVNYIVRDGEAVIVDEFTGRVMPGRRWSDGQHQAIEAKENLQIQPETQTLASITYQNFFLLYPRLAGMTGTAKTEEVEFDKTYKLETTVIPTNRTIARNDWVDQVFKSEAAKWRAVANETARINLEGRPILVGTTSVEKSELLSSLLAEKQISHNLLNAKPENVEREAEIVAQAGRAGAVTIATNMAGRGTDIILGGNSDYMARLKIREILIPRLVKIEEKHKPPVPLQRSKNKEGFGSDGKQSQKTSSSRDINNIFPCILNSEIDQYLAKLSSELVKEWGDRSLDFLELEERIAKAAEKAPTKDQQIIKLRKAIALIKEEYDAVLKDEELKVREAGGLHVIGTERHESRRVDNQLRGRAGRQGDLGSTRFFLSLEDNLLRIFGGDRVAGLMNAFRVEEDMPIESGMLTRSLEGAQKKVETYYYDIRKQVFEYDEVMNNQRKAIYSERLRVLEGKDLKQQVIEYGEKTMTEIVDAYVNIDLPEEEWDLEKLLSKVKEFVYLLNDLNSKELLGLNIEQLKAFLQEQIRNAYDVKEAQIEENFPGMMREAERFFILQQLDSLWREHLQSMDALRESVGLRGYGQKDPLIEYKNEGYDMFLEMMINMRRNVIYSMFMFQPAKKKT
- the gmd gene encoding GDP-mannose 4,6-dehydratase encodes the protein MKKSLNQKNKTALITGITGQDGSYLAEFLIDKGYIVHGIKRRASLFNTDRIDHLYKDPHEKNGKLFLHYGDLTDSTNIIRIIQNIQPDEIYNLGAQSHVAVSFEEPEYTANTDALGALRILEAVRLLNLTSKTRVYQASTSELYGKAKETPQNESTSFYPRSPYAIAKLYAYWITINYREAYGMYACNGILFNHESPRRGETFVTRKITRGLTQIHKGLEKFLYMGNLDAKRDWGHARDYVDMQWRMLQQETPEDFVIATGRQETVRTFLEIASKALGWGGINWKGSGINEKGYRQDNGEEVIRIDSRYFRPAEVDQLIGDAKKAQKKLGWVPKTSLEEMIREMINHDLNNH
- a CDS encoding inverse autotransporter beta domain-containing protein, whose translation is MNKRSKLFLFASLLALSSGQYTKASELESSFSSKINLSMTEGESSVQSSRRSWFSRSKSEKPTIFEYGESSITQDNQRKEDSYSKDSVNNTVSNYLASLIPTINRSNHAELPNTIFSNSKSLLVDSGYQLASGYINEKIQDIPFFAQTSISLSAGSKSETNFSFDSLMKLKELGNDEDGDTKGIVFSQGRFATSSDSDGSTANLGLGFRHRPNDHSMWGGNTFVDYRMTDYSSAHSRLGIGGEYFWKDLEFRNNWYLAITDKKNVTIKGNSYTERVVPGWDAEAGYRLPKNPELALFVRGFNWDYEDTDDNSGLEGSINWQATPNLNLEAWVSNEIAANDTKVNSQLPGTDETFYGVRFRLTAQPIKFLKKDTKANLITQMTQPVRRKYDVLLERSSGTFINRARGI
- a CDS encoding glycosyltransferase family 2 protein; its protein translation is MLNILIPMAGRGSRFLNEGYVRPKPLIDVNGMPMIQVVIENIRPKREHRFIFVVQKEHINEYKVDKLLKNLCPTCEIVIIDGITEGAACTALEAKKYIDNKDPLMIANSDQWINTSIDEYLKMWDINKSEGFIMTMYSSDPKWSYIKFDPSGIVVDIVEKVVVSNQATVGIYNFSRGNIFCKYASQMIQEKNMSKGEYYVAPVYKYMLNNNANIGLYNIDRSCSNMYGLGTPEDLKYFLSQSIL
- a CDS encoding sugar phosphate nucleotidyltransferase encodes the protein MLNIIIPVYGQSKDNFSLDSKNSISILDHVKDHSILSWSLEHIERFTGDKRYFFISTDEFISHNHIDKVLPLYTDSEVNVIRLRRNTNGMPCAVMMGIDNYNLNEPFLVTSADQYIDTDLESHLKFFDSTSASAGTIGFQSIHPKWSYAELDDENFVTRVEEKVPISQNALSSSYYFSSGNLMVECISDNINRGELINKRFYLAPCLNELIINNKKVAYSKIEKDNYFNFYSNTVKDDFRKYLERNNNKILLFSEEYYKSFNKKNINRIIELMSKSIHLDSPFSNEVIGIKDVTIFYKELFEIKEIIRYSINKISCLDNDSTICQFSLQFKSTRIEGIEILNFENQKISSIQCFQKSNII
- a CDS encoding HAD family hydrolase, giving the protein MDGVLIDAKEWHYQALNKALAVFGEEIEFSEHQSTYDGLPTKSKLDLLSESGRLPYKLHDFINELKQKYTMEITAVKCKPKFIHQYALSKLKEEGYKIALASNSVRKTIKSMMELSKLGKFLDFYLSNEDVDNPKPNPEIYLKALYKLNLTAKEVIIIEDNDHGIEAANSAGANVLKVKSVNEVNYKNIKNFIDFIESK